From the Roseateles sp. XES5 genome, one window contains:
- the proB gene encoding glutamate 5-kinase, with protein MTKNRKPLGKYRRIVIKIGSALLVDRATGLKKAWLDAMCRDIAALRAGGTDVLVVSSGAIALGRSVLKVPAGALKLEESQAAAAVGQIALARAWSESLSADGIVAGQILLTLGDTEERRRYLNARATINQLLKLGAVPIINENDTVATTEIRYGDNDRLAARVATMTGADLLVLLSDIDGLYTAPPHLDPEARFLETIDAITPEIEAMAGGAASELSRGGMRTKIDAGKIATGAGCAMIIASGKVDHPLRAIEEGARSSWFAPSGSPVTARKTWIAGQLQPAGRLEIDAGAETALASGKSLLPAGMRGVWGSFSRGDTVSIYGANGREIARGLAGYDADEARLIVGKKSAEIAAILGYAGRAAMVHRDDLVVTGLAAPATEAGKDLSHA; from the coding sequence ATGACGAAGAACCGCAAACCGCTCGGAAAGTACCGCCGGATTGTGATCAAGATCGGCTCGGCCCTGCTCGTGGACCGGGCAACCGGCCTCAAGAAGGCCTGGCTCGACGCCATGTGCCGCGACATCGCGGCGCTCCGGGCCGGCGGCACCGACGTCCTCGTCGTTTCCTCGGGCGCCATAGCGCTCGGCCGCTCCGTGCTGAAGGTGCCCGCGGGCGCGCTGAAGCTGGAGGAAAGCCAGGCCGCGGCCGCCGTCGGACAGATCGCGCTTGCGCGCGCCTGGTCGGAAAGCCTTTCGGCAGACGGCATCGTCGCCGGCCAGATCCTGCTGACGCTGGGCGACACGGAAGAGCGCCGCCGCTACCTCAATGCCCGCGCGACGATCAACCAGCTCCTGAAGCTCGGCGCGGTGCCGATCATCAACGAGAACGACACGGTCGCCACTACGGAAATCCGCTACGGCGACAACGACCGGCTCGCTGCCCGCGTCGCCACCATGACGGGCGCGGATCTCCTGGTCCTGCTCTCCGACATCGACGGTCTCTACACGGCCCCGCCGCATCTCGACCCCGAAGCGCGCTTCCTCGAAACCATCGACGCCATCACGCCCGAGATCGAGGCGATGGCCGGCGGTGCGGCTTCGGAACTGTCGCGCGGCGGCATGCGCACCAAGATCGACGCCGGCAAGATCGCGACGGGCGCGGGCTGCGCCATGATCATCGCCTCCGGCAAGGTCGATCATCCGCTGCGCGCCATCGAGGAAGGTGCACGCTCCTCCTGGTTCGCGCCTTCGGGCTCCCCGGTGACGGCGCGCAAGACATGGATCGCCGGACAGTTGCAGCCGGCTGGCCGGCTGGAGATCGACGCGGGTGCTGAAACGGCTCTTGCCTCCGGCAAGAGCCTGCTGCCCGCCGGTATGCGCGGTGTCTGGGGCTCGTTCTCGCGCGGCGATACGGTCTCGATCTACGGCGCGAACGGGCGCGAGATCGCCCGCGGGCTTGCCGGCTACGATGCGGACGAGGCACGGCTGATCGTCGGCAAGAAATCTGCGGAGATCGCGGCTATCCTCGGGTATGCCGGCCGCGCCGCGATGGTGCACCGGGACGATCTCGTCGTGACGGGCCTTGCAGCGCCGGCCACGGAAGCGGGGAAGGATTTGAGCCATGCTTGA
- the obgE gene encoding GTPase ObgE yields the protein MKFLDEAKVYIRSGDGGAGAVSFRREKFVEFGGPDGGDGGRGGDVWVEAVNGLNTLIDFRYQQHFKAATGTHGMGRNRTGANGASVTLKVPVGTQIFEEDNETLIVDMVTEGQRFKLAAGGNGGFGNAHFKTSTNQAPNWANPGLEGDEKTIWLRLKLIADAGLVGLPNAGKSTFLATCTRARPKIANYPFTTLHPNLGVATIDGAEFIFADIPGLIEGAHDGIGLGDRFLGHVERTRVLLHLVSAQEEDVAKAYKTVKRELEAYGGGITDKPEIVALSQIDVLDEDELKKKSKALAKACGQTPLQLSAVANVGMLGTLRAVRDIIVQAKNSGSDD from the coding sequence ATGAAGTTCCTGGACGAAGCAAAAGTCTATATCCGGTCCGGCGACGGCGGGGCAGGGGCTGTCTCGTTCCGTCGCGAAAAATTCGTGGAATTCGGCGGTCCCGACGGCGGCGACGGCGGACGCGGCGGCGACGTCTGGGTCGAGGCCGTCAACGGCCTAAACACGCTGATCGACTTCCGCTACCAGCAGCACTTCAAGGCCGCGACCGGCACGCATGGCATGGGCCGCAACCGCACCGGCGCCAACGGCGCCAGCGTGACGCTGAAGGTGCCGGTCGGCACGCAGATCTTCGAGGAAGACAACGAGACGCTGATCGTCGACATGGTCACGGAGGGGCAGCGCTTCAAGCTGGCCGCCGGCGGCAATGGCGGCTTCGGCAACGCCCATTTCAAGACCTCGACCAACCAGGCGCCGAACTGGGCCAATCCGGGCCTCGAGGGCGACGAAAAGACGATCTGGCTGCGGCTGAAGCTCATTGCCGATGCCGGCCTCGTCGGCCTGCCCAATGCCGGCAAGTCGACCTTCCTCGCCACCTGCACGCGCGCCCGGCCGAAGATCGCCAACTACCCCTTCACCACGCTGCATCCGAACCTCGGCGTTGCGACCATCGACGGGGCGGAATTCATCTTCGCCGACATTCCGGGCCTTATCGAAGGCGCGCATGACGGCATCGGGCTGGGCGACCGCTTCCTCGGCCATGTCGAGCGCACGCGTGTGCTGCTGCATCTCGTCTCCGCCCAGGAAGAGGACGTCGCCAAGGCCTACAAGACGGTGAAGCGCGAACTCGAAGCCTATGGCGGCGGCATCACCGACAAGCCGGAAATCGTGGCGCTTTCCCAGATCGACGTGCTGGACGAGGACGAGCTGAAGAAGAAATCCAAGGCGCTGGCCAAAGCCTGCGGGCAGACGCCGCTGCAGCTTTCCGCCGTCGCCAATGTCGGCATGCTCGGCACGCTGCGCGCCGTGCGTGACATCATCGTTCAAGCGAAGAATTCCGGATCCGACGACTGA